The Sphaeramia orbicularis unplaced genomic scaffold, fSphaOr1.1, whole genome shotgun sequence nucleotide sequence TCTCATTGGTCCATTcacctgtctgtcattcctcagctgaacctcttcctcatgctgaacagtttcttagttccatccaccacaaacaaaaccatgtgtttacaaacagagtcagtaGGGAACTCTGGCATCTTCGGAATCCTgctgcgaagtgcattgtgggaagcggagtttcgtgcagccgcctggcagcggcagtggggacagctggagggaagcggttctccagccgtttccacgtcgtgtttgtttcatccatataaacaCCATATGGTTCCACTGCCACTGCTGCTGCCAGGTTGCTGcatgaacctccgcttcccacaatgccaGCACGACAAAATGCCTCAgctgcccgagttccctcctggctctgtttgtaaacacatgttcactgtgagggaagagattcagctgaggaatgacagaaagacgaacagatgaatgaaactgaggacaaactgaggatggacagatctgaggacaaAAGTGTCCCACAGCTTCAAACAGAAACACTGACGTCTGCTCTGATCCTTCACCAGATGCTTCTACCACTTCTGGTGAAAGCAGCAGAGACTCACCGACCGGAAAAAGACAAAGGTGAGGACATCTGGGTCTGAGTTAGTACTGGGTCTATCTTAGTCCTGGGTCTGAGTTAGTACTGGGTCTATCTTAGTCATGGGTCTGAGTTAGTACTGGGTCTATCTTAGTCATGGGTCTGTTAGTACTGGGTCTGTTAGTACTGGGTCTGTGTTAGTACTGGGTCTATCTTAGTCCTgggactgtgtttgtactgggtcTATCTTAGTCCTGGGTCTGTTAGTACTGGGTCTATGTTAGTACTGGGTCTGTGTTAGTACTGGGTCTGTGTTAGTACTGGGTCTGTTAGTACTGGGTCTGAGTTAGTACTGGGTCTGTGTTAGTACTGGGTCTATCTTAGTCCTGGGTCTGAGTTAGTACTGGGTCTATCTTAGTCATGGGTCTGTGTTAGTACTGGGTCTATCTTAGTCCTGGGTCTGAGTTAGTACTGGGTCTATCTTAGTCCTGGGTCTGAGTTAGTACTGGGTCTATCTTAGTCATGGGTCTGTGTTAGTACTGGGTCTATCTTAGTCCTGGGTCTGTGTTAGTACAGGGTCTATCTTAGTCCTGGGTCTGTTAGTACTGGGTCTGTGTTAGTACTGGGTCTGTGTTAGTACTGGGTCTATCTTAGTCCTgggactgtgtttgtactgggtcTATCTTAGTCATGGGTCTGTGTTAGTACTGGGTCTATCTTAGTCCTGGGTCTGAGTTAGTACTGGGTCTATCTTAGTCCTGGGTCTAAGTTAGTACTGGGTCTATCTTAGTCATGGGTCTGTGTTAGTACTGGGTCTATCTTAGTCCTGGGTCTGTGTTAGTACAGGGTCTATCTTAGTCCTGGGTCTGTTAGTACTGGGTCTGTGTTAGTACTGGGTCTATCTTAGTCCTgggactgtgtttgtactgggtcTATCTTAGTCCTGGGTCTGTTAGTACTGGGTCTATGTTAGTACTGGGTCTGTGTTAGTACTGGGTCTGTGTTAGTACTGGGTCTGTTAGTACTGGGTCTGTGTTAGTACTGGGTCTGTGTTAGTACTGGGTCTGTGTTAGTACTGGGTCTGTTAGTACTGGGTCTGTGTTAGTACTGGGTCTGTTAGTACTGGGTCTGTGTTAGTACTGGGTCTATGTTAGTACTGGGTCTGTGTTAGTACTGGGTCTGTTAGTACTGGGTCTGTGTTAGTACTGGGTCTGTGTTAGTAATGGGTCTGTGTTAGTACTGGGTCTGTGTTAGTAATGGGTCTGTTAGTACTGGGTCTGTGTTAGTACTGGGTCTGTGTTAGTACTGGGTCTGTTAGTACTGGGTCTGTGTTAGTACTGGGTCTGTTAGTACTGGGTCTGTGTTAGTACTGGGTCTATGTTAGTACTGGGTCTGTGTTAGTACTGGGTCTGTGTTAGTACTGGGTCTGTTAGTACTGGGTCTGTGTTAGTACTGGGTCTGTGTTAGTACTGGGTCTGTTAGTACTGGGTCTGTGTTAGTACTGGGTCTGTGTTAGTACTGGGTCTGTTAGTACTGGGTCTGTGTTAGTACTGGGTCTGTTAGTACTGGGTCTGTGTTAGTACTGGGTCTGTGTTAGTAATGGGTCTATCCTAGTCCTGGTCTATCCTAGTCCTGGTCTATCTTAGTCCTGGTCTGTGTTCCAGGTTCTTCCATGTCCTGTCGGAGGTCGGCCATCATTAATGTTTCCACTTTGGCCGGATCCATCGAGAAATGTCCCGAAAACTTCCACATGGCCCCGATCTACCCCTACAGGACCAGCAAGGTACTGCACATaaacactaatacacacaaatacacacacacaaatacacacacacaggtctaccCCTACAGGACCAGCAAGGTACTGCACATaaacactaatacacacaaatacacacacacaaatacacacacacaggtctaccCCTACAGGACCAGCAAGGTACTGCACATaaacactaatacacacaaatacacacacacaaatacacacacacaggtctaccCCTACAGGACCAGCAAGGTACTGCACATaaacactaatacacacaaatacacacacacaaatacacacacacaggtctaccCCTACAGGACCAGCAAGGTACTGCACATAAACACtactacacacaaatacacacacacaaatacacacacacaggtctaccCCTACAGGACCAGCAAGGTACTGCACATaaacactaatacacacaaatacacacacacaaatacacacacacaggtctaccCCTACAGGACCAGCAAGGTACTGCACATaaacactaatacacacaaatacacacacacaaatacacacacacaggtctaccCCTACAGGACCAGCAAGGTACTGCACATAAACACtactacacacaaatacacacacacaaatacacacacacaggtctaccCCTACAGGACCAGCAAGGTACTGCACATAAACACtactacacacaaatacacacacacaaatacacacacacaggtctaccCCTACAGGACCAGCAAGGTACTGCACATaaacactaatacacacaaatacacacacacaaatacacacacacaggtctaccCCTACAGGACCAGCAAGGTACTGCACATaaacactaatacacacaaatacacacacacaaatacacacacacaaatacacacacacaggtctaccCCTACAGGACCAGCAAGGTACTGCACATAAACACtactacacacaaatacacacacacaaatacacacacacaggtctaccCCTACAGGACCAGCAAGGTACTGCACATaaacactaatacacacaaatacacacacacaaatacacacacacaggtctaccCCTACAGGACCAGCAAGGTACTGCACATaaacactaatacacacaaatacacacacacaaatacacacacacaggtctaccCCTACAGGACCAGCAAGGTACTGCACATAAACACtactacacacaaatacacacacacaaatacacacacacaggtctaccCCTACAGGACCAGCAAGGTACTGCACATaaacactaatacacacaaatacacacacacaaatacacacacacaggtctaccCCTACAGGACCAGCAAGGTACTGCACATaaacactaatacacacaaatacacacacacaaatacacacacacaggtctatCCCTACAGGACCAGCAAGGTACTGCACATAAACACtactacacacaaatacacacacacaaatacacacacacaggtctaccCCTACAGGACCAGCAAGGTACTGCACATaaacactaatacacacaaatacacacacacaggtctaccCCTACAGGACCAGCAAGGTACTGCACATaaacactaatacacacaaatacacacacacaaatacacacacacaggtctaccCCTACAGGACCAGCAAGGTACTGCACATAAACAcccatacacaaaaatacacacccataaatacacacaaacacacacaaatcaacacaaacatacacacaaatacacaaacacacacaaaaaaacacagacacaaatacacattaaaacacacaaatccacacaacagcaGTGATGAATGTGTGTAGAACTAAACCTGTGATGACAGAGGACAGGCTCATCTATGTCTACTAGATCTACATCTATATAAACActatatgtctatatctatatctactatatctagatctatataaacactatatgtctatatctatatctactatatctagatctatataaacactatatgtctatatctatatctactatatctagatctatataaacactatatgtctatatctatatctactatatctagatctatataaacactatatgtctgtctatatctactatatctagatctatataaacactatatgtctatgtctatatctactatatctagatctatataaacactatatgtctgtctatatctactatatctagatctatataaacactatatgtctatgtctatatctactaTATCTAGATCTATATAAACACTACATGTCTGTGTATATCTACTATATCTAGATCTATATAAACACTATATGTCTATGTCTACATCTACTATATCTAGATCTATATAAACACtatatgtctatgtctatatctattaTATCTAGATCTATATAAACACtatatgtctatgtctatatctactatatctagatctatataaacactatatgtctatatctatatctactatatctatatctatataaacactatatgtctatgtctatatctactaTATCTAGATCTATATAAACACTATATGTCTGTCTATATCTACTAGATCTAGATCTATATAAACACTATATGTATATGTCTATATCTACTATATCTAGATCTATATAAACACTATGTCTGTCTATATCTACTATATCTAGATCTATATAAACACtatatgtctatgtctatatctactatatctagatctatataaacactatatgtctgtctatatctactatatctagatctatataaacactatatgtctatgtctatatctactatatctagatctatataaacactatatgtctgtctatatctactatatctagatctatataaacactatatgtctatatctatatctactatatctagatctatataaacactatgtctatatctatatctactatatctagatctatataaacactatatgtctgtctatatctactatatctagatctatataaacactatatgtctatgtctatatctactaTATCTAGATCTATACAAACACTATATGTCTGTCTATATCTACTATATCTAGATCTACATAAACACtatatgtctatgtctatatctactaTATCTAGATCTATATAAACACTATATGTCTGTCTATATCTACTATATCTAGATCTATATAAACATtatatgtctatgtctatatctactatatctagatctatataaacactagatgtctatgtctatatctactaTATCTAGATCTATATAAACACTATATCTGTCTATATCTACTATATCTAGATCTATATAAACActatatgtctatatctatatctactatatctagatctatataaacactatatgtctatatctatatctactatatctagatctatataaacactatatgtctatatctatatctactatatctagatctatataaacactatatgtctatgtctatatctactaGATCTACATCTATATAAACACTATATGTCTCTATCTATATCTACTAGATCTACATCTATATAAACACtatatgtctatgtctatatctattaTTTCTACATCTGTATCTGAGCTTTTTTAGCCTGCACTAAAGTTAGCTCCGCCCACTAACATGATGATGTCACAGTTTGGGCTCTTCAGTCATAACATGAGTaactgcacgtgtgtgtgtgtgtgttggtgtgatgtcactgctgtgtgtgtgtgtgtgtgtgtgtgttggtttgacgtcactgctgtgtgtgttggtgtgatgtcactgctgtgtgtatgtatgtgtgtgtgtgtgtgttggtgtgatgtcactgctgtgtgtgtgtgtgttggtgtgatgtcactgctgtgtgtatgtatgtgtgtgtgtgtgtgttggtgtgatgtcactgctgtgtgtgtgtgtgtgtgtttttcctccaGGCTGCTCTGAACATGCTAACCCGTTGTCAGGCTGTGGACTTTAAGGTCTCCAACGTCCTGGTGACCGCCATCCACCCGGGGTGGGTCCGCACCGAGATGGGAGGAGCCCAGGTGAGGAGGACACAGGGGACCAATCAGAGGCCTGGACCCGGTCTCCATGTTTACCTTCCCCTTGTCATGTTTCCCATCAGGCTCCTCTGAACACTCAGGACAGCGTACAGGGCATGCTCACTGTGATGTCATCACTCAGCGACAAAGACAGCGGAGTCCTGGTGAGCTGGGAGGGAGAACGAATCCCCTGGTAGACGTCACCATGGCAACCACAGCACATCCAGTCCAGAGCCATAGACGGAGAGCTGCGGCACATTTTGATGAGGTTGCTACGGTGATCAGGTGGTTCATGgaagcctcaatagttccaaacaaacacaGCTGTGTCCTGTTCTGCTattggacagacagcagtgagtgtgtTAAAGcagcaaaatacacaaataaaacacacacctgtctgttctgtctgctcTGTCTTCTTGTTTGGTCCGTCACTTTGGTAACCTTGTGTTTTTTAATGTGCTTTCTAAATAAAGTGGATGTGATTTTTCCACCTGTTGTTTCTACTGTTCGTCTGTTTGTGTCGGTTCTGCTGAAAGGACAaactgtagttcagttcagttcaggaagCATCCACCTGCACACAGAACCACCTGAACCCAAAACACAGGAAAACCGTCCAGGTGGACACTGTGGACACCAGGTCCAAGAAGAAAGATGCAACcatttcatgttttctgttttccatcttaaaaaaacaccagaacagtttgagagaaaagagaaaaagcagGTTTAATTTCATTTGCTGACCTTTGACACGCCTGTTCTTTAATAGATGCCTCGTACAAACCAACGGACAcagtttgtattaaaaaaaacaaaaaaaatatctgagaTGGAGATGACACAGAGCGTCTTTAAGAAGTGCAGCACCAGAGCTGGACATATTAGGAAATATGAGGACATGTGAGGACATGTGAGGACACATGAGGAAATATGAGGACATGTGTGGACATATGAGGACATGTGAGGACATATGAGGAAATATAAGGACATGTGGACATATGAGGACATGTGAGGACATGTATGGACACATGAGGAAATATGAGGACATGTGTGGACATATGAGGACATGTGAGGACATGTATGGACATATGAGGAAATATGAGGACATGTGGACATATGAGGACATGTGTGGACATATGAGGacatgtatgtacatgtgtatacgtgtgttcatgtgtgtacatgtgtgtacgtgtgtacatgtatgtacatgtgtatacgtgtgttcatgtgtgtacatgtgtgtacgtgtgtgtacgtgtgtgttcgtgtgtgttcgtgtgtgtatgtgtgtgttcatgtgtgttcatgtgtgtccatgtgtgtccgtgtgtgtacgtgtgtgttcgtgtgtgtacatgtgtgtatgtgtgtgttcgtgtctgtacgtgtgtgttcgtgtgtgtatgtgtgtgtacgtgtgtgttcgcgtgtgtttgcatgtgttcgtgtgtgtacatgtgtgtacatgtgtgttcatgtgtgtacatgtgtgtccatgtgtgtacgtgtgtgttcgtgtgtgtacatgtgtgttcgtgtgtgttcgtgtgtgttcatgtctgtttgtgtgtgttcgtgtgcgttcgtgtgtgtacatgtgtgtacatgtgtgttcatgtgtgttcatgtgtgtacgtgtgtgttcgcgtgtgtttgcatgtgttcgtgtgtgtacatgtgtgttcatgtgtgtacatgtgtgtccatgtgtgtacgtgtgtgttcgtgtgtgtacatgtgtgtacatgtgtgttcgtgtgtgttcgtgtgtgtacgtgtgtgttcatgtgtgtacatgtgtgtccatgtgtgttcgtgtgtgttcgtgtgtgttcatgtctgtttgtgtgtgttcgtgtgcgtttgtgtgtgtacatgtgtgtacatgtgtgttcatgtgtgttcatgtgtgtacgtgtgtgtacgtgtgtgtccatgtgtgtccatgtgtgtccatgtgtgtccatgtgtgtccatgtttgtccatgtgtgtacatgtgtgttcatgtgtgttcatgtgtgtccgtgtgtgtccgtgtgtgtccatgtgtgtacatgtgtgtccatgtgtgtacatgtgtgtacatttgtgttcatgtgtgtccatgtgtgtacatgtgtgtacatgtgtgttcatgtgtgtacgtgtgtccatgtgtgtacatgtgtgtacatttgtgttcatgtgtgttcatgtgtgtacatgtgtgcacatgtgtgcacatgtgtgtacatgtgtgtacatgtgtgttcatgtgtgtacatgtgtgttcatgtgtgtacgtgtgtgtacatgtgtgtacatgtgttcatgtgtgtacatgtgtgtacgtgtgtgttcatgtgtgtacatgtgtgtccatgtgtgttcgtgtgtgttcgtgtgtgttcatgtctgtttgtgtgtgttcgtgtgcgttcgtgtgtgtacgtgtgtgtacatgtgtgttcatgtgtgtacgtgtgtgtacgtgtgtgtccatgtgtgtacatgtgtgtccatgtgtgtccatgtttgtccatgtgtgtacatgtgtgtccgtgtgtgtccgtgtgtgtccatgtgtgtacatgtgtgttcatgtgtgtacatttgtgttcatgtgtgtccatgtgtgtacatgtgtgttcgtgtgtgttcgtgtgtgttcatgtctgtttgtgtgtgttcgtgtgcgtttgtgtgtgtacatgtgtgtacatgtgtgttcatgtgtgttcatgtgtgtacgtgtgtgtacgtgtgtgtccatgtgtgtccatgtgtgtccatgtgtgtccatgtgtgtccatgtttgtccatgtgtgtacatgtgtgttcatgtgtgttcatgtgtgtccgtgtgtgtccgtgtgtgtccatgtgtgtacatgtgtgtccatgtgtgtccatgtgtgttcatgtgtgtacatttgtgttcatgtgtgtccatgtgtgtacatgtgtgtacatgtgtgttcatgtgtgtacgtgtgtccatgtgtgtacatgtgtgtacatttgtgttcatgtgtgttcatgtgtgtacatgtgtgcacatgtgtgcacatgtgtgtacatgtgtgtacatgtgtgttcatgtgtgtacatgtgtgttcatgtgtgtacgtgtgtgtacatgtgtgtacatgtgttcatgtgtgtacatgtgtgtacgtgtgtgttcatgtgtgtacatgtgtgtccatgtgtgttcgtgtgtgttcgtgtgtgttcatgtctgtttgtgtgtgttcgtgtgcgttcgtgtgtgtacgtgtgtgtacatgtgtgttcatgtgtgtacgtgtgtgtacgtgtgtgtccatgtgtgtacatgtgtgtccatgtgtgtccatgtttgtccatgtgtgtacatgtgtgtccgtgtgtgtccgtgtgtgtccatgtgtgtacatgtgtgttcatgtgtgtacatttgtgttcatgtgtgtccatgtgtgtacatgtgtgtacatgtgtgttcatgtgtgtacgtgtgttcgtgtgtgtccatgtgtgtacatgtgtgtacatttgtgttcatgtgtgttcatgtgtgtacatgtgtgcacatgtgtgcacatgtgtgtccatgtgtgtacatgtgtgtacatgtgtgttcatgtgtgtacatgtgtgttcatgtgtgtacgtgtgtgtacatgtgtgtacatgtgttcatgtgtgtacatgtgtgtacgtgtgtgtatgtgtgtgttcatgtgtgtacgtgtgtgttcatgtgtgttcatgtgtgtacgtgtgtgttcatgtgtgtacatgtgtgtacatgtgtgttcatgtttgttcatgtgtgtccatgtgtgcacgTGTgctcatgtgtgtacatgtgtgtacatgtgtgttcgtgtgtgttcgtgtgtgtccatgtgtgcacatgtgtgctcatgtgtgttcatgtgtgtacatgtgtgttcatgtgtgtacgtgtgtgtacgtgtgtgtccatgtgtgcacatgtgtgctcatgtgtgttcatgtgtgtacatgtgtgtacatgtgtgttcgtgtgtgtatgtgtgtgttcatgtgtgttcatgtgtgtacatgtgtgttcatgtgtgtacatgtgtgttcgtgtgtgttcgtgtgtgttcgtgtgtgttcatgtgtgtacatgtgtgtacatgtgtgttcatgtgtgtacgtgtgtgttcatgtgtgttcatgtgtgtacgtgtgtgtacgtgtgtgtacgtgtgtacatgtgtgtacatgtgtgtccatgtgtgtatgtgtgtgtacatgtgtgtacatgtgtgttcatgtgtgtacatgtgtgttcgtgtgttcatgtgtgtacatgtgtgtacgtgtgtgtacgtgtgtgtccatgtgtgtccatgtgtgtacgtgtgtgtacatgtgtgtacatgtgtgtccatgtgtgtacgtgtgtgtacatgtgtgttcatgtgtgtacatgtgtgtccgtgtgttcatgtgtgtacatgtgtgtacgtgtgtgtacgtgtgtgtccatgtgtgtccatgtgtgtacatgtgtgtacgtgtgtgtacatgtgtgtccatgtgtgtacatgtgtgtccatgtgtgtacatgtgtgtatgtgtgtgtacatgtgtgttcatgtgtgtccatgtgtgtccgtgtgtgtatgtgtgtgtacgtgtgtgtacatgtgtgttcatgtgtgtacgtgtgtgttcatgtgtgttcatgtgtgtacgtgtgtgttcatgtgtgtacatgtgtgtacgtgtgtgtacgtttgtgtacatgtgtgtacatgtgtgtacatgtgtgtacgtgtgtgtacgtgtgtgtacgtgtgtgtgcgtgtgtacgtgtgtgtacgtgtgtgtacgtgtgtacgtgtgtgtacgtgtgtacgtgtgtgtacatgtgtgtccatgtgtgttcatgtgtgtacatgtgtgtacgtgtgtgtacatgtgtgtccatgtgtgtacatgtgtgtacgtgtgtgtacatgtgtgtacatgtgtgtccatgtgtgtacatgtgtgtacatgtgtacatgtgtgtacatgtgtgttcatgtgtgtccaCGTGTGTCCAcgtgtgtacatatgtgttcatgtgtgtacatgtgtgtccatgtgtgtccatgtgtgtacgtgtgtgtacgtgtgtgtacatgtgtgtacatgtgtgtacatgtgtgttcatgtgtgtccacgtgtgtccatgtgtgtccatgtgtac carries:
- the LOC115416075 gene encoding uncharacterized protein LOC115416075; this translates as MWTPRKQKSPPHTHSPVAAQWWNVSVVPPVVDHQLLGLGCFQEQALRELASVYPGKISVTKLDVSDEDSISSVVQTLTEQLKHTGLNLLINNAAIVVPAMPGPLSETTKKDMMDVYNTNVAGPFLLSKMLLPLLVKAAETHRPEKDKGSSMSCRRSAIINVSTLAGSIEKCPENFHMAPIYPYRTSKAALNMLTRCQAVDFKVSNVLVTAIHPGWVRTEMGGAQAPLNTQDSVQGMLTVMSSLSDKDSGVLVSWEGERIPW